A region of Falco peregrinus isolate bFalPer1 chromosome 13, bFalPer1.pri, whole genome shotgun sequence DNA encodes the following proteins:
- the SERTM2 gene encoding serine-rich and transmembrane domain-containing 2 produces the protein MTEIYFKFRGNLTGRVHFPTLATEVDTTADKYSSLYVYVGLFLTLLAILLILLFSMLLRLKHVVSPITTSPEGTENTQQFTDVEMHSRIPTT, from the coding sequence ATGACTgagatttatttcaaattccGTGGAAACCTGACTGGCCGAGTCCACTTTCCAACCCTGGCTACAGAAGTAGACACAACAGCAGATAAATATTCCAGCCTCTATGTGTATGTGGGATTGTTCCTAACACTTCTGGCTATCCTCCTCATATTGCTTTTTTCCATGCTCTTGCGCCTCAAGCATGTTGTTTCCCCAATCACCACATCTCCAGAGGGCACTGAGAACACCCAGCAGTTCACTGATGTAGAAATGCACAGTAGGATTCCTACTACCTAG